From one Lysinibacillus sp. G4S2 genomic stretch:
- a CDS encoding gamma carbonic anhydrase family protein, translating to MEITYAFKEPNVHDSVFQAPGTYIIGDVTIGEQSSIWFNAVLRGDEDSITIGNRCSIQDNATIHLYEGAPVVVEDEVTVGHQVVLHGCKIGRRSIVGMGSVILDHAEIGEECIIGANTLITQGSKIPPRSLVVGSPGKVVRQLQDKDIELIQLSIDTYVQKGKEFKEIIENKS from the coding sequence ATGGAGATTACATATGCTTTTAAAGAGCCAAATGTTCATGATTCAGTATTTCAAGCACCAGGCACGTATATTATTGGAGATGTTACGATTGGTGAACAATCATCTATTTGGTTTAACGCCGTACTACGGGGGGATGAAGATAGCATCACGATCGGAAACCGCTGTAGTATTCAAGATAATGCAACTATTCATCTATATGAAGGGGCTCCAGTCGTTGTAGAAGATGAAGTAACAGTAGGCCATCAAGTAGTTTTACATGGTTGCAAAATTGGTCGCCGTTCGATTGTTGGAATGGGCTCTGTTATTTTAGATCATGCTGAAATTGGGGAAGAGTGCATTATTGGTGCAAACACACTTATTACACAAGGCTCGAAAATACCACCACGCTCATTGGTCGTTGGCTCACCAGGAAAAGTCGTACGCCAGCTGCAAGATAAAGACATCGAGTTAATCCAACTATCAATCGACACATACGTTCAAAAAGGAAAAGAATTTAAAGAAATAATAGAGAATAAAAGTTAA
- a CDS encoding acetyl-CoA C-acyltransferase yields MTDVVIVDAVRTPIGRYKGALKTVRPDDLAAVVIKALIERNPKVPAEQIEDVIFGNANQAGEDNRNVARMAALLAELPIEVGGTTINRLCGSGMDAIHFAARAIKSGEGDMFIAGGTESMTRAPFVMGKPEVDYPRGDQKMFDTTIGWRFTNPKLQSIYGADTMPQTAENVAKRFHISREEQDAFAFESQQRAKKAIATNRFAEEIVPVYVKDKKGNEIIVDTDEHPRPDTTLEALAKLRPIFENGTVTAGNASGVNDGASALLLMSAEKAKELGITPLARYVTGAVAGLEPAVMGLGPIYSSRKALQRAGLTTNDIGLYEINEAFASQALESMKQLELNPEKVNVNGGAIAFGHPLGASGARIVTTLLYEMKKQNVQYGLASMCIGVGQGIATIIENIE; encoded by the coding sequence ATGACTGATGTCGTGATTGTAGATGCTGTACGTACACCGATTGGACGTTATAAAGGTGCATTAAAAACTGTTCGCCCGGATGATTTAGCTGCCGTTGTCATTAAGGCACTTATAGAACGTAACCCAAAAGTGCCAGCTGAACAAATTGAGGATGTTATTTTCGGAAATGCCAACCAAGCAGGAGAAGATAATAGAAATGTCGCCCGGATGGCTGCTTTACTTGCTGAGCTACCAATTGAGGTAGGGGGTACAACCATTAACCGACTTTGTGGTTCAGGAATGGATGCTATACATTTTGCAGCTCGTGCAATTAAGAGTGGTGAAGGGGATATGTTTATCGCAGGTGGTACAGAAAGTATGACACGTGCACCATTTGTCATGGGGAAACCAGAAGTTGATTATCCAAGAGGCGATCAAAAGATGTTTGATACGACGATTGGCTGGCGTTTTACGAACCCTAAATTGCAAAGCATATACGGAGCAGATACAATGCCCCAAACTGCTGAGAACGTAGCAAAGCGTTTTCATATTAGCCGTGAGGAACAAGATGCATTTGCCTTTGAAAGCCAACAACGTGCGAAAAAAGCGATTGCCACAAACCGTTTCGCAGAAGAAATCGTACCTGTTTACGTGAAAGATAAAAAAGGAAATGAAATCATCGTAGATACAGATGAACATCCACGCCCAGATACAACATTAGAAGCACTTGCCAAGCTACGACCTATTTTTGAAAACGGGACTGTGACAGCCGGTAATGCATCTGGCGTGAACGATGGTGCCTCAGCACTATTACTAATGAGTGCAGAAAAAGCAAAAGAGTTAGGTATAACACCATTAGCACGATATGTAACAGGTGCTGTTGCAGGATTGGAGCCTGCTGTTATGGGTTTAGGTCCTATCTATTCTTCAAGAAAAGCATTACAACGAGCTGGTCTAACAACAAATGACATCGGTTTATATGAAATAAATGAAGCATTTGCTTCCCAAGCATTAGAATCTATGAAGCAACTTGAACTAAATCCAGAGAAAGTTAATGTCAATGGAGGCGCTATCGCATTTGGTCATCCACTTGGTGCAAGCGGTGCCCGAATAGTGACAACATTACTTTACGAGATGAAAAAACAAAACGTACAATATGGCCTTGCTTCCATGTGTATTGGCGTTGGGCAAGGGATTGCAACGATTATTGAAAATATCGAATGA
- a CDS encoding nitronate monooxygenase, whose protein sequence is MNQLCSVLAIQYPIIQGGMGNISSPKLAAAVSNAGGLGTIGCGTMTPAEVEERIVATKQLTQKPFALNVPINVNPHTKELLQLAITHKIPVVSLSAGNPTLYIEKLHAHHIRVIAVVASVKQAIKAEQGGADVIVAEGFEAAGINSNLELTTFTLIPQVVDAVSVPVVAAGGIGDGRGLAAALTLGASGVQMGTRFIATEEMPVHPTFKQRLLDATDVETVILGRSIGQVRRVLHSPYASSLLADEAKGITLADYQERTSETFHIKGAIEGLEQGGFMNSGQIAGIIRDLPTVATLIENMMEDAQNRLNRSLHNNFKDSVRSVQL, encoded by the coding sequence TTGAATCAATTATGTTCTGTATTAGCAATTCAATATCCAATTATTCAAGGGGGAATGGGTAATATCAGTAGTCCTAAACTTGCGGCAGCAGTATCGAATGCAGGTGGCTTAGGGACAATTGGCTGTGGAACAATGACACCTGCTGAAGTTGAGGAACGCATTGTAGCTACGAAGCAACTTACGCAAAAACCATTTGCTCTCAATGTGCCAATCAATGTCAATCCTCATACTAAAGAATTATTACAATTAGCTATTACACATAAAATACCGGTCGTTTCATTATCGGCAGGTAATCCGACATTATATATCGAGAAATTGCATGCTCATCATATTCGTGTAATTGCTGTTGTCGCATCTGTTAAACAAGCAATAAAAGCCGAGCAAGGCGGAGCAGATGTCATCGTTGCAGAAGGTTTTGAAGCTGCGGGAATTAACTCCAATCTAGAATTAACAACCTTTACATTAATTCCTCAAGTAGTTGATGCTGTTTCTGTACCTGTTGTAGCAGCAGGTGGCATTGGTGATGGACGTGGATTAGCTGCTGCATTAACGCTTGGAGCATCAGGTGTACAGATGGGAACTCGCTTTATTGCAACAGAGGAAATGCCTGTACATCCGACCTTTAAACAAAGGCTACTCGATGCAACCGATGTGGAAACCGTCATTCTAGGACGCTCGATTGGTCAGGTTCGTCGTGTGTTACATTCACCGTATGCCTCATCATTGCTTGCTGACGAGGCAAAAGGTATCACACTCGCCGACTATCAAGAACGTACTTCCGAAACTTTTCATATTAAAGGGGCTATTGAAGGTCTTGAACAAGGTGGTTTTATGAATAGCGGTCAAATTGCAGGAATCATTCGAGACTTACCGACTGTTGCGACTCTTATCGAGAATATGATGGAAGATGCTCAGAACCGTCTAAATCGTTCATTACACAATAATTTCAAAGACTCAGTTCGGAGTGTTCAATTATGA
- the paaX gene encoding phenylacetic acid degradation operon negative regulatory protein PaaX yields MGANTQSMIFTLYGDYIMHYGSKIWIGSLIRLLKEFGHTEQNVRVSVSRMVKQGWLQSEKRGNRSYYFLTKRGEKRMQEAANRIFKLKPTKWDGKWRLLMYSIPEDKRQIRDELRKELLWSGFGSFSNGCWISPNNLEEEVKLLIQKYDVANYVDFFTAEYIGPHDHETLIEKSWSLAEIEARYEKFMDQYSKQYIIHQSAISRKEMSDAECFVERTNLVHEYRKFLFIDPGLPQELLPPMWSGNHAALLFQEYYKLLEGPSYRFFEEIFHADN; encoded by the coding sequence ATGGGCGCTAATACACAGTCGATGATTTTTACGCTCTATGGCGATTATATTATGCATTACGGTTCAAAAATTTGGATTGGTAGTTTGATTCGTCTATTAAAAGAATTTGGTCACACAGAGCAAAATGTACGCGTTTCTGTATCTAGAATGGTCAAACAAGGATGGCTGCAATCAGAAAAACGAGGGAATCGTAGTTATTATTTTTTAACAAAACGCGGTGAAAAGCGGATGCAAGAAGCGGCCAATCGTATTTTCAAATTAAAACCGACGAAGTGGGATGGAAAATGGCGACTTTTAATGTACTCCATTCCAGAGGATAAGCGCCAAATTCGGGATGAATTACGAAAAGAGCTTTTATGGAGTGGTTTTGGCTCCTTTTCGAATGGCTGTTGGATATCTCCCAATAATTTAGAAGAAGAGGTTAAACTACTCATTCAAAAATATGATGTTGCTAATTATGTAGACTTTTTTACAGCTGAATATATAGGCCCTCATGATCATGAAACGCTGATTGAAAAAAGCTGGTCGTTGGCTGAGATTGAAGCACGTTATGAGAAGTTTATGGATCAATATAGTAAGCAATATATTATCCATCAAAGTGCAATCTCAAGAAAAGAAATGTCGGATGCGGAATGTTTTGTAGAGCGTACAAATCTTGTTCATGAATATCGTAAATTCTTATTTATCGATCCAGGACTGCCACAAGAATTATTACCGCCTATGTGGAGTGGAAATCATGCTGCGCTATTATTCCAAGAATATTATAAATTACTTGAAGGTCCATCATACCGTTTCTTTGAAGAAATATTTCATGCAGATAATTAA
- a CDS encoding MBL fold metallo-hydrolase, whose translation MLKFIGSGSAFNTKLGNNSAYYKVGNQMLLIDCGSNIFHRIKENNILEGIEHIHVLVTHTHADHVGSLADFIFYSYYCHGELAKSNVTVYSVHDVKIDELLVINGVIPDRHCITKKFHSDTVYTLNFCKVLFEKSSHVEEIPSYSIELYIDDKLIYYTGDTNSLKSSLLNPHEATKVYDYVYVDTCKADYEGNVHLSLRKLSELVSRDIRSTFWCMHLDEGFDRQEAETLGFNVVNNEF comes from the coding sequence ATGTTGAAATTTATAGGCTCTGGAAGCGCATTTAATACGAAATTAGGTAATAATTCTGCTTATTATAAAGTAGGTAATCAGATGTTACTGATTGATTGTGGCAGCAATATTTTTCACCGAATTAAAGAAAATAATATACTGGAAGGTATCGAACACATCCATGTATTGGTAACGCACACTCATGCAGACCACGTAGGTAGCCTCGCTGATTTTATTTTTTATAGTTATTATTGTCATGGAGAATTGGCAAAATCTAATGTAACTGTTTATTCCGTACATGATGTGAAAATTGATGAGTTGTTGGTCATCAATGGTGTTATTCCAGACCGTCATTGCATAACAAAAAAATTTCATTCAGATACCGTGTACACACTTAATTTCTGTAAAGTACTATTTGAAAAATCTAGTCATGTTGAAGAGATCCCTTCTTATTCAATTGAATTATATATTGATGACAAGCTTATTTATTATACAGGAGATACAAATAGTCTAAAATCATCTTTACTAAATCCACATGAGGCGACGAAGGTATATGATTATGTTTACGTAGATACTTGTAAAGCAGATTATGAAGGCAATGTGCATTTGTCATTACGAAAACTTAGTGAATTAGTTAGTCGTGATATACGTTCCACATTTTGGTGTATGCATTTAGATGAAGGCTTTGACCGACAAGAAGCTGAAACGTTAGGATTTAATGTTGTGAACAATGAATTTTAG
- a CDS encoding Ger(x)C family spore germination protein, whose protein sequence is MKKKIVLIVSLTAVLLLSGCWDVTEPQRMYYVDGIGVDFKDGQYEIYMQIINFANVAKSEAPSPQTAQAEIGFAKGKTMEEAFFKLYRSIDQKIFWGHMNYLIFSEDALKNENAISTVDSFIRHRETRYQILTYCTQDPIKDILLITPMLNKSITASKLSNPLYTKELETFVEPVDLRNLVLNLNEPSHEVNIPFVTINKNWETANKPTKATALTGVGLLSKDGFKGIVKDEAAKGIQWMYHKKTRGDVTFKLENKEKEYLTVDLEKLSTDIKPIVKNNEVTFEADIKFNAIINGFKGKVSTDEIKKGIIKAIKKDIKTSYEEGLKLDVDIYRLSEHLYRKNVKAWKKIEKDGKIPLSADSLSKINVTVNKVNSGRKSFAETIKE, encoded by the coding sequence ATGAAGAAAAAAATTGTATTAATAGTAAGTTTAACAGCTGTACTATTACTATCTGGATGTTGGGATGTTACTGAACCACAAAGAATGTACTATGTTGACGGTATTGGTGTCGATTTTAAAGATGGTCAATATGAAATATATATGCAGATCATTAACTTTGCTAATGTTGCTAAATCTGAAGCGCCTAGTCCTCAGACTGCCCAGGCAGAGATTGGATTTGCTAAAGGAAAAACGATGGAAGAAGCATTTTTCAAATTATATCGCTCCATCGACCAAAAAATTTTTTGGGGACATATGAACTACCTTATTTTCTCTGAGGATGCCTTGAAAAATGAAAATGCAATTTCTACTGTTGATAGTTTTATACGTCATCGGGAAACAAGATATCAAATATTGACATATTGTACACAGGACCCTATTAAAGATATTCTTCTAATTACTCCCATGTTAAATAAATCGATAACAGCTTCAAAACTAAGTAATCCATTGTATACAAAAGAGCTAGAAACTTTTGTAGAGCCCGTTGATTTACGAAACCTCGTTCTCAACTTAAATGAACCGAGTCATGAAGTTAATATTCCATTCGTCACAATTAATAAAAACTGGGAAACTGCCAACAAACCAACAAAGGCAACCGCTTTAACAGGCGTTGGCTTACTTTCAAAGGATGGTTTTAAAGGCATTGTTAAGGATGAGGCTGCAAAAGGTATCCAATGGATGTATCATAAAAAAACTCGAGGAGACGTAACTTTTAAATTAGAAAATAAAGAAAAAGAATACTTAACAGTCGATTTAGAAAAATTAAGTACAGATATTAAACCAATTGTAAAAAACAATGAAGTGACATTTGAAGCTGATATAAAATTTAATGCGATTATCAATGGTTTCAAAGGAAAAGTATCGACCGACGAAATAAAAAAAGGCATAATTAAAGCAATTAAAAAAGATATAAAAACATCATATGAAGAGGGTTTAAAATTAGATGTTGATATTTACCGCTTATCTGAGCATCTATATCGAAAAAACGTCAAGGCTTGGAAAAAAATAGAGAAAGATGGCAAGATACCATTGTCTGCAGATTCACTTAGTAAAATAAACGTTACCGTAAATAAAGTGAATTCTGGTCGTAAATCATTTGCCGAAACAATTAAAGAATAA
- a CDS encoding VOC family protein, whose protein sequence is MVRKYVHHICIQTNTYAESLNFYTEVLGFELVQESPNFHDRHFNTWLKLGTFYIELQTGKYNEKLEACNSNGQGIVHFCLWVDDLSEEVDRLKGMNVTFIYKKDDIIYKVENGQLCKLKAPEGTIIEIRDNKGI, encoded by the coding sequence ATGGTTAGAAAATATGTGCATCACATATGTATACAAACCAATACATATGCTGAGTCTTTAAATTTTTATACGGAAGTATTAGGGTTTGAGCTAGTCCAAGAGTCACCAAATTTCCACGATAGACATTTTAACACTTGGTTAAAACTCGGTACCTTTTATATTGAACTCCAAACAGGTAAATATAATGAAAAACTTGAGGCATGTAATTCAAATGGTCAAGGCATTGTACATTTCTGTTTATGGGTTGACGATCTTAGTGAAGAGGTAGATCGACTAAAGGGTATGAATGTTACTTTTATATACAAAAAAGATGACATTATTTATAAGGTTGAAAATGGCCAGCTATGTAAGTTAAAAGCACCAGAAGGAACGATTATAGAAATTCGCGATAATAAAGGAATTTAA
- a CDS encoding YfzA family protein: MADTIKKDRPIRNRDWMKTLGAFLVLLLFFFLCETYSWPLFRKFNEGSLFGRISNSELFVEWFTPYNTPQFNLFTAFFAITLLPSTIIGAVKDIFSRK, from the coding sequence ATGGCAGATACAATAAAAAAAGATCGTCCTATTCGAAATCGAGATTGGATGAAGACTTTGGGAGCATTTCTTGTGTTGCTATTATTCTTTTTCCTTTGTGAAACTTATTCATGGCCACTATTCAGAAAATTTAACGAAGGATCATTATTTGGGAGAATTTCTAATTCAGAACTTTTTGTAGAATGGTTTACTCCATATAATACCCCCCAATTTAATCTGTTCACTGCATTCTTTGCTATTACATTACTTCCAAGTACAATAATAGGTGCCGTAAAAGATATCTTTTCTAGAAAATAA
- a CDS encoding DnaD domain protein, with protein sequence MVIFRVQKKDNYVVLDKGFLNDTRLSWRAKGLLAYMLSLPNDWLFSISDLAIRSKCGRDTTANIIRELTYAGYIQKEQGRTNLGKFCKMDLLVFEAPSAAPLTENLVTDKSSTENPQTESPQTKSPLMESPQKENPLAESPQKENPLTESPQKENPLMESPQKENPLMESPQKENPLMESPQKENPLMESPQKENPLTESPLTENPLTENPSLLINKSLNNNLLNNKNNDERRHCSAENLPKTQTAFQFYEQNGFGALASHVAYKIGHWIDDLSEDLVIHAMKLAVENNVVRWNYVNKILHDWTNKKYKTIEEVEAGRLRFATQKKQQQHHSIRSDQQGRQEVVPEWFHQRHENNDDTESAQAIDFEAERQKILETLREVTRSAKV encoded by the coding sequence ATGGTAATATTTAGAGTTCAAAAAAAAGATAACTATGTTGTGTTGGATAAAGGATTTTTGAATGACACTCGTTTAAGTTGGAGAGCAAAAGGATTGCTTGCTTATATGTTGTCATTGCCAAATGACTGGTTATTTTCTATTTCTGATTTAGCCATTCGTAGTAAGTGTGGTCGAGATACAACGGCTAACATTATCAGAGAGCTAACGTATGCTGGCTATATTCAAAAGGAGCAGGGCAGAACAAACCTTGGAAAGTTTTGCAAAATGGATCTCTTAGTGTTCGAAGCACCATCAGCTGCACCGCTTACTGAAAATCTGGTAACGGATAAATCGTCGACGGAAAACCCGCAGACGGAAAGTCCACAGACGAAAAGCCCGTTGATGGAAAGTCCGCAGAAGGAAAACCCGTTGGCGGAAAGCCCGCAGAAGGAAAACCCGTTGACGGAAAGTCCGCAGAAGGAAAACCCGTTGATGGAAAGTCCGCAGAAGGAAAACCCGTTGATGGAAAGTCCGCAGAAGGAAAACCCGTTGATGGAAAGTCCGCAGAAGGAAAACCCGTTGATGGAAAGTCCGCAGAAGGAAAACCCGTTGACGGAAAGTCCACTGACGGAAAACCCGCTAACGGAAAATCCGTCACTACTAATTAATAAATCACTAAATAATAATTTACTAAATAATAAGAACAATGATGAAAGGAGACACTGCTCAGCAGAAAATCTTCCGAAAACTCAAACGGCATTCCAGTTTTATGAGCAAAATGGCTTTGGTGCTCTAGCTTCTCATGTAGCATACAAAATCGGTCATTGGATTGATGATCTTTCGGAAGATCTTGTAATTCATGCTATGAAACTAGCTGTAGAAAATAATGTAGTCCGCTGGAATTATGTTAACAAAATTTTACATGATTGGACTAACAAGAAGTATAAAACGATCGAGGAGGTAGAAGCGGGTCGACTTCGATTTGCAACTCAAAAAAAACAACAACAACATCATTCTATTCGATCTGATCAACAAGGGCGTCAGGAAGTTGTTCCTGAATGGTTCCATCAGCGCCATGAAAATAACGATGATACAGAATCGGCGCAAGCTATTGATTTTGAAGCTGAACGTCAAAAAATATTGGAAACATTAAGGGAAGTGACCAGGAGTGCAAAGGTGTAG
- a CDS encoding enoyl-CoA hydratase-related protein, translating to MKSISFRIENYIAYVTINRPEVLNCFNYDTLSQLQQVVDELHIDENVCVVIFTGAGDKAFSAGADLKERKTLTTQEVRRNVRAIRDVFNSIANLPQPTIAAVNGHALGGGFEWLLACDFAIAVNEALLGLTETSWAIIPGAGGTQRLPRLIGEMKAKEMILTAAKITASEAASLGIVLKTVTRESLLIECESLAMRMMQNGPVAVRQAKYAITQGMNTDIQTGLAIESKAYELVIPTEDRLEALQAFSEKRQPAFQGK from the coding sequence ATGAAAAGTATTTCATTTAGAATAGAAAATTATATTGCTTATGTAACAATAAATCGTCCAGAGGTGTTAAATTGTTTCAACTATGATACGTTGTCGCAACTGCAACAAGTAGTGGACGAATTACATATAGATGAGAATGTCTGCGTAGTAATTTTTACAGGTGCAGGCGATAAGGCATTTAGTGCAGGTGCAGATTTAAAAGAACGAAAAACATTAACGACACAAGAAGTACGTAGAAACGTGCGAGCAATTCGAGACGTGTTTAACAGTATAGCGAATTTACCACAACCAACTATAGCGGCAGTCAATGGGCATGCACTAGGGGGTGGATTTGAATGGTTACTAGCATGTGATTTTGCGATTGCAGTGAACGAGGCACTACTCGGACTAACAGAAACAAGTTGGGCAATAATTCCAGGTGCAGGTGGTACACAACGATTACCACGGTTGATCGGCGAAATGAAAGCGAAGGAAATGATTTTAACAGCTGCGAAAATTACAGCTTCTGAGGCAGCGTCATTAGGCATCGTGTTAAAAACAGTAACCCGTGAGTCGTTGTTAATAGAATGCGAATCACTCGCGATGCGGATGATGCAAAATGGGCCTGTAGCTGTTCGTCAAGCAAAATATGCCATTACACAAGGGATGAATACCGATATTCAAACGGGTCTTGCCATTGAATCCAAGGCATATGAGCTAGTCATTCCGACAGAAGATCGTCTTGAAGCATTACAGGCATTTAGTGAGAAACGCCAACCTGCATTTCAAGGAAAATGA
- a CDS encoding PaaI family thioesterase — MTMIDLKRVINGEVEPPACDKTLGIVVISAIAGKATCSWEVDDRFLNGHQVVMGGFITSAADIAMAYSMASILEKHQGFASINLQTTFLRPLHLGTTMIESTIVKQGRKTCYVEATVSQNEQVIAKITSSIMIL; from the coding sequence ATGACTATGATCGATTTAAAACGAGTGATTAATGGCGAAGTTGAACCACCAGCGTGTGATAAAACATTAGGTATCGTAGTAATATCGGCTATTGCAGGAAAAGCCACTTGCTCTTGGGAGGTGGATGATCGTTTTTTAAATGGTCATCAAGTCGTAATGGGTGGATTCATTACTTCTGCAGCAGATATCGCGATGGCCTATTCGATGGCTTCTATATTAGAAAAACATCAAGGGTTCGCTTCGATTAATCTGCAAACAACATTTTTACGACCACTTCATTTAGGTACTACTATGATTGAATCAACAATTGTCAAACAAGGGCGAAAAACATGCTATGTAGAGGCCACGGTTTCCCAAAACGAGCAGGTTATCGCCAAAATAACATCTTCTATCATGATTCTATAA
- the ltrA gene encoding group II intron reverse transcriptase/maturase encodes MLMNQILSRENLLLALKRVERNKGSHGVDKMPVKFLRQHVVENWLTIKKQILEGTYQPQPVRRIEIPKPDGGVRLLGIPTVTDRLIQQAIAQVLSNLYDPNFSNHSYGFRPKRSAHDAIREAKGHIKEGYRWVVDMDLEKFFDKVNHDRLMSTLAKKISDKPLLKLIRRYLQSGVMINGVVYDTDEGTPQGGPLSPLLSNIVLDELDKELEKRGHKFVRYADDCNIYVKTKRAGERVMASIKTFIEKTLRLKINEKKSAVARPWQRKFLGFSFTSRKEPQVRIAKESIKRMKNKIRELTARKKPFPMEYRIQQLNQYLIGWCGYFALADTKSIFESLDGWIRRRLRMCLWKNWKKPRTKVCNLIRLGVPDWKAYEWGNTRKSYWRISKSPILHRTLDNSYWSNQGLKSLQARYEILRYSS; translated from the coding sequence ATGCTAATGAATCAAATATTATCACGGGAGAATCTGCTTCTCGCACTCAAACGGGTGGAACGAAACAAAGGGAGTCATGGAGTAGACAAAATGCCCGTAAAATTCCTACGACAGCATGTAGTCGAAAACTGGCTAACGATTAAGAAGCAAATTCTTGAGGGAACCTACCAACCACAACCAGTTCGCAGAATCGAAATCCCGAAACCTGACGGCGGTGTGCGACTATTAGGAATCCCAACCGTGACAGACCGACTCATTCAACAGGCGATTGCCCAAGTGCTATCCAACCTATATGACCCGAACTTCTCGAATCATAGTTACGGATTTCGACCAAAACGAAGTGCTCACGATGCAATCCGAGAAGCCAAAGGTCATATAAAAGAAGGATACCGCTGGGTAGTAGATATGGACTTAGAGAAATTCTTCGACAAAGTAAACCATGACCGTCTAATGAGTACATTAGCGAAGAAAATTTCTGATAAACCTCTACTCAAGCTGATTCGTAGATACTTACAATCGGGTGTCATGATAAATGGTGTCGTTTATGATACAGATGAAGGAACACCCCAAGGGGGCCCACTGAGTCCACTTCTCTCAAATATTGTGCTGGATGAATTAGACAAAGAATTAGAGAAACGTGGTCATAAATTTGTCCGTTACGCCGATGACTGCAATATTTATGTGAAAACAAAACGAGCAGGAGAACGAGTGATGGCAAGTATCAAAACCTTTATTGAGAAGACGCTACGATTGAAAATAAATGAGAAGAAATCCGCAGTGGCTCGTCCTTGGCAACGTAAATTCCTAGGATTTAGCTTTACCTCCCGCAAAGAACCACAAGTTCGAATTGCGAAAGAGAGCATAAAGCGAATGAAGAACAAAATTCGGGAATTAACAGCTAGAAAGAAGCCATTTCCAATGGAGTACCGAATTCAACAATTGAATCAATATTTAATTGGGTGGTGTGGCTACTTTGCATTAGCGGATACGAAATCAATATTTGAATCACTGGATGGATGGATTAGAAGAAGACTTCGCATGTGTTTATGGAAGAATTGGAAAAAGCCTCGTACGAAAGTGTGCAACCTCATTCGTTTAGGAGTTCCAGACTGGAAGGCTTACGAATGGGGCAATACTCGCAAGAGTTACTGGCGTATCTCGAAAAGTCCAATATTACACAGAACCCTTGATAACTCTTATTGGAGTAACCAAGGGCTCAAAAGTCTGCAAGCTCGTTATGAAATCTTGCGTTATTCATCTTAA